The Stenotrophomonas indicatrix DNA segment CGCGATCAGGAACAGGGTCAGGCCCAGGAAGATGTGCATCTTGTAGACCCAGCTGACGCCCTGGATGTAGTCGGCGGCACCGGCACGGAAGGTCACGATGTGCTGCGCCCACTCGGCCAGCTGCACCATCACCCCACCGTCCAGATGTCCGGCCGACACGCGGATGCTGTACAGGCCAAGACAGAGCTGGGCGAACAGCAGCACAAGCACCAGGGTGTCACCGAAGCTGCCGGTGGCACGCACGCGGGCATTGGTCAGGCGGCGCACCAGCAGGATGCTGATGCCGATGAAGCACAGCGCGCCGAACACGCCACCCACCACCATCGCCAGCATCTGCTTCTGCGAGGAAGTGATGAAGTGTTCGTACACCGCGTGTGGGGTCAGCAGGCCTACCAGATGACCACCCAGAATGGCCAGGATGCCGATGTGGAAGCAGTTGCTGCCGATCCGCATGCCCTTGTCCGATAGCATCTGGCTGGAACCGGTGCGCCAGGTGTACATGGCCTTGTCATAGCGCGCCCAGCTGCCGATCAGCAGCACCGCCACGGCGATGTACGGGTAGTACTGGAAAGCGAATTGATGCAGGTAGTAGTTCATGGCTGGACCTCTCGATGCACAGGACGGGCCGGTGAGCGTGTCGGTGGCTTGCAGTCTTCAGAGGGCGCTTCGGCACCGAAGCGCACCGCTTCCTCCTCCCACAACCGGTCCATCGCCTCGGCCGTATCGTCGCGGGGTTCTTCGCTGGCGCGTTGCCGCAGCACCTCCAGGTTGACCTTGCCGTCGCCGGCCTCCACCAGGATCTCCAGCAATGGCACATGCGGCAGCTCGCGCTCGGCGGCGCGCGCGGCCAGCATCCCGGCGATATGGCCGATGTGGTGCAGCCATTCGCGTGCCTCGCTCTCAGATTGGTGGGCCAG contains these protein-coding regions:
- the narI gene encoding respiratory nitrate reductase subunit gamma, producing MNYYLHQFAFQYYPYIAVAVLLIGSWARYDKAMYTWRTGSSQMLSDKGMRIGSNCFHIGILAILGGHLVGLLTPHAVYEHFITSSQKQMLAMVVGGVFGALCFIGISILLVRRLTNARVRATGSFGDTLVLVLLFAQLCLGLYSIRVSAGHLDGGVMVQLAEWAQHIVTFRAGAADYIQGVSWVYKMHIFLGLTLFLIAPFTRLVHVWSIPVSYLWRPYQVVRRRQAALRYGPRE